Below is a genomic region from Bradyrhizobium sp. 1(2017).
TCGTCCGCGCTGCGGCTCGATGCGGCGACCCCTGCTGCCAAGCGCGTGGCGTTCGACCGCCTGCACGACTGGCTGCGCGCGCTACCGGGTGAGCACGACCTCAAGCGCGAGATCGAAGCCCTCTGCACGAATTACGGCGTCGACATGGAAGCGCTGTGCCGCAGCCTCTGCCTGTCCTGGGACGAGGTGAAGACATTGGCCGCCGATCCTCTGGTCACGATCGGCGCACATTCCATCAGCCATTGCAATCTCGCCAAGCAGGCCGAAGAGATCGCCGCGCAGGAGATGGCGGTGAGCCGCGCACGGATCGAGCAGGCACTGGAGCGGCCGGTGCTGCATTTCGCCTATCCCTATGGCGACCGCGAGGCGGCGGGCGAGCGCGAATTCGCGCTGGCTGCCGCAGCCGGGTTCAAGACCGCGGTGACCACGCGGCCGGGCATGCTGTTCGCCGAGAACGCCGACCACATGACCGCGCTGCCGCGCGTCTCGCTCAACGGCAACTACCAGGACGCGCGGATTCTGCCGGTGCTGACCTCGGGTGCGGCAACGGCGATGTGGAACGGCTTTCGCCGCATCGCGGCGGCTTAGCCTTCGCTGTCGTCCCTGCGAAAGCAGGGACCCATACCGCGGAATCTACCGGTTGTGATCGGTAGACGGACCGCACCACAAATCTTCGCCAAACCACTCCCTGGGGTTATGGGTCCCCGCTTTCGCGGGGACGACATTGAGTTGGTTGGGCGGCTGCTGCGCCAGACTCCCAGCTCGTCCCGGCGCGTTCCTTGACTCCCCTCCCCGCCGCGCCCACAACGCGCAACAACCAAGGGAGGCACCATGTTCAACGATTTGTTCTCGCTCAAGGGCCGCGTCGCCCTCGTGACCGGCGGCTCGCGCGGCATCGGCAAGATGATCGCAGCGGGTTTCCTGGCGCAAGGCGCTGCTAAGGTCTACATCACCGCGCGCAAAGCCGGGCCGTGCGAGGCGACCGCAAAGGAGCTCACTGCGCAATATGGCGGCGAGTGCATCGCGCTGCCGATCGACATCTCGACGGTCGAAGGCTGCGACAGGCTCGCCGCCGAAATCATCAAGCTGGAGCCGAAGCTCGACATCCTCGTCAACAATGCCGGCGCGGCCTGGGGCGCGGAGTTCGACGAATTCCCCGAGAGCGGCTGGGACAAGGTGATGGACCTCAACGTCAAGTCGCTGTTCTTCCTGACCAAGGCGCTGGCAAAGCCGCTGCGCGCGGCGGCAAGCGCAGAACGGCCGGCAAAGGTGATCAACATCGCCTCGGTCGACGGCATTTTCGTCAATCCGAGCGAGACCTATTCCTACGCCGCCAGCAAGGCCGCCGTGATCCATCTGACGCGGCGGATGGCGACGAAGCTGATCAAGGACAACATCAACGTCACCGCGATCGCGCCGGGCGCCTTCAAGTCCGACATGAACCGGGCCGCCCGCGACCACGCGGACGAGGTCGCAAAGCGCATCCCGGCGCGGCGGATCGGAACCGACGAGGACATGGCTGGCGTGGCGATCTATCTCGCCTCGCGCGCGGGCGATTACGTGGTCGGCAACACCATCGCCGTCGATGGTGGTGTGGTGTACGCGAATGCCGGCTTGGAGATTGCGGGGTAAGCCGCCGCGTCACTCTCCGCTGTCGTCCCGGCGAAAGCCGGGATCCATACCGCGGAAACTATCGATTGTGATCGGTAGAAGTACCGAACCATGAGTCTTCGCTAAACCACTCCCTGTGGTTAAGGGTCCCGGCTTTCGCCGGGACGACAGGTGAGTGTGTTGCGCAACCGTCGCGTCTCGCGAACAGCCCTCACGACTCGATCTTCACGTACTCGAAATCGCCGGGCTTGTTGTCGATGCCGACTTTCGGCGGCGAGATCCAGGAGGCGAACTTGCCGGTTTCGGTGACGGGCTGCATCAAGGAGGTGATGAAGTCGCCGTCGCTGGTCGACGGCAGCCAGTCGTCCTTGCGCTTCGACCAGGTGGCCTCGTCAATCAGGATGCCGTCGGGCGTGGCATGAATATCCTTGAACTCGCCGATATGGCGGTGGAAGGCGACGTTGGGCAGCGTCAGCTTGAAATCGTAGCCCGCGGTCGAGATCACCTTGTTCCAGCGCAGCATGCCCTTGACGCAATCCTGGCTGTAATCGTCGCGCAGACGCATGTTGAGCGCGGTCAGCGCGGGCTCGTCGACCAGCTTGATCTCGCCGTCGATGAACTTGAGCACCGGATAGGTGGCGTTCTTGAGCTGGTGATCGTCCTCGATCTGGGTCTCGTGATAACGGCCCTTGATACCGGCGTTGAAGGCATTGGCCGCGTTGGTCGAGACTTCCGAGCCGAACAGGTCGAGCGACAGTGTATAGTGCAGGTTCAGCTTCTTCTGGATGGTCGGCAGGTCGATCACCCCCAACGCGCGGACCTTGGCGATGTCGGTGGGATCGGTGATGCCGGCCTCGCGCATCGCGTCGCAGGTGCGCTGCACGACACGGGTGATGCCGGTCTCGCCGACGAACATGTGGTGCGCTTCTTCCGTCAGCATGAAGCGACAGGTACGCGACAAGGGATCGAAGCCCGATTGCGCCAGCGAATGCAGCTGCATCTTGCCGTCGCGGTCGGTGAAATAGGTGAACATGAAGAAGGACAGCCAGTCCGGCGTCGCCTCGTTGAAGGCGCCCAGCATGCGCGGCGCATCGGCGTCTCCCGAGCGGCGGCGCAGCAAATCATCCGCTTCCTCGCGGCCGTCGCGACCGAAATATTTCTGGAGCAGGTAGACCATCGCCCAGAGGTGGCGGCCTTCCTCGACATTGACCTGGAACAGGTTGCGCATGTCGTAGAGCGAGGGCGCGGTCTTGCCGAGATGGCGCTGCTGCTCGACCGAGGCCGGCTCGGTGTCGCCCTGGATCACGATCAGGCGGCGCAGCATGGCGCGACGCTCGCCCGGGACTTCCTGCCAGGCCGGCTCGCCATAATGCTCGCCGAACGGCACGACGCGGTTCTCTTCCTGCGGCGCCAGCAAAATGCCCCAGCGATAGTCGGGCATGCGGACATAGTCGAACTTGGCCCAGCCGCGCGGATCGACCGAATACGCCGTACGTAAATAGACCAGCGATTCCTGGAAGCCCTCGGGTCCCATGTCGCTCCACCAGTCCATGTAGCCGGGATGCCATCCCTCCAGCGCCTTGAGCACCTGGCGGTCTTCGGCGAGGTTCACGTTGTTCGGAATCTTGGTCGAGTAGTCGACGTTCATGATGTTCATGTTCATGGCCGTGCTCCTTGCTCCGTCTCTTGTCCCGGACGTAGTGCGGCGCGAAGCGGTGCGCTGCAGAGCCGGGACCCATTGTTCGGTCCACTATGGGTCCCGGTTCTGCGTCGCATCACTCCGTGCTGCGCCGCGCCCGGGACACAGAAGTCATCAAACCCGCGTCATATCGAATTTCGGCTTCTGCCCGCTGCCGTAGCGGCGTAGCGCGCCTTCCTCGCCGACGGCGTTCGGGCGCTGGAAGATCCAGTTCTGCCACGCCGTCAGGCGCGCGAAGATCTTCGACTCCATCGTCTCGGGGCCGACGAAGCGCAGGCTGGCTTCCATGCCGGTGAGGCTGTCGGGCGAGAAGCTGGCGCGCTCCTCGAGGAACACGCGGACCTCGTCGTCCCAATCGATGTCGTCGAGCGCGAAGGTGACGAGACCGAGCTCTTCCGCCTGCTCGGCATCGAGCGCGGTGCCGAGCGTGGCTTCGGCGCGTTCAACGTCCGACGGATCGGCCTGGAAGCGCGATTCCAGCCGTGTCAGGCCGTGGCTCATCGGATAGGAGCCGAAATTCATCGCGGACAGTTCGATCGACGGCGGCGGGCGGTTGTCGCCCTGGCGCGTGCCGATCAGCATGTAGGAGCGGTCGGCGGCGAACACGAGCTCGGCGAGCGTGCCGGCAAAGCAGGAGCCGGGCTCGACCAGCGTCACCAGCGTGCGCGAGGTGACGTCGATGCGCTTCAGGACGCGCTTCCAATAATGCCTGATCTCGTTGACCAGCCAGTGCGCCTTGTTGGCCTCGAGGAAGGCGTCGGAGGCGAGCACATGGGCGCGCTCGCCGTGGCTCTTGAACACCAGCATCGCGATCTCGAGCTCGTTGATGCGCAGGTGCAGGATGGCATCGTCGAGCTCGCGCGCGACCTGGAGCGGCCAGAACGCCGCGCCCTGCGCCATCATGCCGTCGATGTCGGCCGGCGGTGCCGCCTCCGGTGCCTTGATGGAGATGGTGGCGATGCGGGCAGTGCGGTCGATATCGACTGTGACGAAGCCGTAGCGGATGCTGGTTTCGTCGAGCACGCGCTTGAGCGGCGTCAGCGCAATGCCCTTGCCGCTGCCCTTGCGTTTCGATTGGCCTGCGAACTCCTTGGCACGCTCGGTGATCTTGGCCTCGAGCTTGGAGTTCGGCGCGATCTCGTCGACGAGGCGCCATTGCACGGCGCGCTTGCCCTTCACGCCCTCCTCGATGGTGCAGAAGAAATCGGCATGGTCGCGGCGCACCTTTCGCTTGTCGACGACGCGCGTCAGCCCGCCTGTTCCCGGCAGCACCGCGAGCAGCGGCACCTCGGGCAGCGCAACGGCGGACGAGCCGTCATCGGCGAGGATGATGTGGTCGGTCGCGAGCGCGAGCTCATAGCCGCCGCCGGCGGCGGAGCCGTTCACCACGGTGATGAAGCGCTGGCCGGAATTCTCGGAAGAATCTTCCATGCCATTGCGGGTCTCGTTGGTGAATTTGCAGAAATTGACCTTGTGAGCATGCGTCGAGCCGGCGAGCATGCGGATATTGGCGCCGGCGCAGAACACGCGGTTCTTGGCCGAGCGCATCACCACGACCTTCACCTCCGGGTGCTCGAAGCGGAGCCGCTGGACCGCGTCGGCGAGCTCGATGTCGACACCGAGATCGTAGGAGTTGAGCTTGAGCAGATAGCCCTCGAACAGGCCGCCGTTCTCGTCGACGTCCATGGTCAATGTCGCGACGTCGCCGTCGACCGCAAGCTTCCAGTGCTTGTAGCGGGACGGTTCGGTCTGGAAATCGATGAATGTCGCGCCGCCTGCGAGGCGCCGATCTTCCCCGGCCATGGGTCATCCCTGAGCTTGGTTTTACATTGCCGCCGTAGCGTTAGATGCACAATAATGCATCTTTTTAAACGCGTCTAGTCCTTAACGGCCATCACATGCACTTTGTTTCATGAGCGGGTTTATGACCGCACGATTGCCCCGAGCCCGATCCAGTCCGCCTTGGAGAGCTCTGGACGGCCGAGCTTGGCTTGCAACAGCGCAATCAGGGCCGGGACAGGGAGGGTCTCGACGAAGCCGTCACCGGCCGCAGCCGCCTTGCGCGAATTCAGCGTCCGCAGCTCGCCGAGCGCATCCCCGAACAGGCGCACGGCCGAGCGCGGCCGCTGCATCCGCAGTCGCAGATTGGCGTTGGCGATGTGGATGCAGGCCCGCAATAGAATGCGTTCGCGGCCGCCTTGAGGCGCGGCTGCCCACACCGCCTCGAGCACCTCCTGCGCTTCCCAGAAATACCCGCGGTCGTTGAGCGCAAGGGCGTAGCGCAGCGCCGGATGCCGCGCCGGCACATAGCCGCGGAACGCCGACGGCACCAGCGCCTTGGCCAGGTCCAGCGTCTCGTAGTCGGCATTGGCGCTGGTCTCGCCCGGCACATAGGCCCATTGCGGCCATGGCAATGGCCCGCTCGCGTTCGAAGGCACACTCATTGAAGGTGTGCCTCCGCAACATCATGCGGCGCGTCCCTGAAGTCCCTGATCGTCGCGCAGGGCCGCTCTTGCAAATTGCTCAATCGCGTCAAGCGTCGCCCCCGGCGCTTCACGATGCGGGGAATGCCCCGCGCCTGAAATGACTTTAAAATCTACCGGACAATAGCATTCTTCTTGCGCAATTTCGAGCTGACGCAGTGTCCCATATTGATCATCCTGCCCCTGCACCACCAGGAGGGGAACGCGGACATAGGCGAGGGATTCGGAGATGTCCCAGTCGCGGAATTTCGGATCGAGCCAGGCTCCGTTCCAGCCGTAGAAGGCGTTGTCGACATCCTGGTGCCAGCGCGCGAGCTTTGCCTTGAGGTCCGTGGTCTCGAAGGCGGTCTTGATCGCGGCGATGGACTGGACCGAGATGTCCTCGACGATGAAGTGCGGCGCGATCAGCACGAGGCCGCTCAGCCGATGATCCTGATGCGCGCCGGCATAGATCGTCGCGATCGAGGCGCCGTCAGAATGGCCGAGCAGGAGGCCGCGCTTGAATCCGATGGCATCGAGCAACTTGGGCAGCACATCCAGCGCCTCGCGCTGCATGTAGTCGAGCGGACGCGGCAGCGTCACCTTGCTCGACTGGCCATAGCCCGCGCGCGAATAGACGAAGATGCCGGCGCCGGTCGCCCGCTGAAGCGTCTCCGGAAAATCGCCCCACTGCCCGACCGAACCGAGGCCTTCGTGGAGCATCACGATCGTCGGAGCGTCAGCAGATTGCGGCGCGAGCCATTTGTATTCGAGACTGGCGCTGCCGATGCTGAGGAAACCGGTGGGGGTGAGGTTGGTCATGCTTGCGCTCTTCTCTCTCCGTCGTCATGCCCGGGCTTGACCCGGGCATCCACGTCTTTCCTCGTTCGCGGCGGCACGTGGATGGCCGGGACAAGCCCGGCCATGACGGCCGTGCTCAATTCGCCCCTTCGCGCAGCTTGAACCGCTGGATCTTGCCCGTCGCGGTCTTCGGCAGCGAGTCCACCACGTCGATCCAGCGCGGATATTTCCAAGGGCCGATCTTCTGCTTGACGTGCTCCTTCAGCACGTCCTGGAGGTCGCTCGTCTTGGCGCCGGGCCGCAGCACCACGAAGGCCTTTGGCTTGAGCAATCCTTCCGGATCGGCCTCGGGTACAACGGCAGCTTCCAGCACGGCCGGGTGTGTGATCAGCGCGCTTTCGACCTCGAAGGGCGAAACCCAGATGCCGGAGACCTTGAACATGTCGTCGGCGCGGCCACAGAAGGTGTAGCGGCCCTCTGCGTCGCGAACATATTTGTCGCCGGTGCGGGTCCACGGACCCTCGAAGGTGCGGCGGCTCTTGTGGCGCTGATTCCAGTAGCCCTCACCGGCCGAGGGCGCGTCGACCAGGAGCTCACCGACCTCGCCGTCGGCGACGTCCTGGCCGGCCTCGTTGACGAGCCGCACCGCATAGCCGGGCACCGGCTTGCCGGACGAGCCATATTTGATGTCGCCGGGCGCGTTGGACAGGAAAATGTGCAGGAGCTCGGTCGAGCCGACGCCGTCGAGAATGTCGACGCCGAAGCGTGCCTTCCAGCTGTTGCCGACGGATTCCGGCAGCGCCTCGCCGGCCGAGGTGCAGATGCGCAAGCTCTTGCCGCCACGCTCGGCCTTCATCGCCTCGTCGTTGAGCATCGCCGCGAACAGCGTCGGGACGCCGTAGAAGATCGACGGGTTGTAGCGGTTCATCAGGTCGAACATGCGTGCCGGTGTCGGCCGCTCGCTGTTGAGGACCACGGTGGCACCGACCGACATCGGGAAGGTCAGCGCATTGCCGAGGCCATAGGCGAAGAACAGCTTTGCCGCGGAGAGGCAGACGTCGCTCTCGCGGATGCCGAGAACCTGCCTGGCGTAGGTGTCCGCGGTCGCCTGCAGATTCGCATGCAGATGACGCACGCCCTTGGGCATGCCGGTCGAGCCCGATGAATAGAGCCAGAACGCCGGCTCATCCGGGTGCGTCGCCGCGGTGGTGAACTGATCGCTCTCGCCAGCGATCTCCTCAGTGAGCTGCTTGTGGCCGTTCTGCTTGGCGCCGGAGACCACGACATGCTCGAGATCGGGCATGCGGCCGACGACGTCCTTGATGACGGGATAGAGCGCTTCGGAGACGAACAGCACGCGGGCGCGGCAGTCGGCGAGGATGTAGGCGTACTGGTCCGCGGTGAGCAGCGTGTTCAGGGGCACCGGCACGATGCCGGCGCGGATCGCGCCCAGGAAAACGATCGGGAAATCGACCGTATCCAGCATGATCATCGCCACACGCTCCTCGCGGCGGACGCCGAGCCGGCGCAGCATGTTGGCAGCGCGGCGACTCTCGCACTGGAGCTCGCCATAGGTGAGCCGCGAGACGGTGTCGTCGAAGACGAGCTTGCTTCCCCTGCCCTCCTCGACGTTACGGTCGAGCAGCCAGGTCACCGCATTGTAGGATCCCTCGCTCACGGGCGTCTCCCCAGAATTTAGAATTATAATTCATAGAAAGACACTGTGGCGGCTTGCTGTCAATGCCATCAGGCACTATGTTTCATTAAAACGCGCCGCAGGACACCCGTTAAAGAAGGCTCATGACCGACAGTCCCGACGCCGAATCCCAATTCCTCGAACAGCTCGGCCAGCGTGTGCGCACCATGCGCGCGCTGCGCGGCATGTCGCGCAAAGTGCTCGCCAAGGTATCAGGAATTTCGGAGCGCTACATCGCGCAGCTCGAGAGTGGCAAGGGCAATGTCTCGATCGTGCTGCTCCGCCGCGTCTCCGACGCGATGGGCGCGCATCTGGAAGATCTGCTTCCTAGCGCCGATCCGACGCCGGACTGGCCGATGTTTCGCGACCTCCTGCGCAAGGCGACGCCGGCGCAGATTGCACAGGCAAAAGACCTGCTCGCCGGCGGCAGCGCGTCGGCGCCGCGGCGCGCGCCGTTCTGCGGCATCGCGCTGATCGGCCTGCGCGGCGCCGGCAAATCGACGCTTGGGCGGATGCTCGCAAAGAAGATCGGCTGGAGCTTCGTCGAGCTCAACAAGGAGGTCGAGCATCAGAACGGACTCTCGGTCGCAGAGATCATCGCGCTCTACGGCCAGGAAGGCTTTCGCCGCATGGAGCAGGCGGCGCTGCAACAGCTGCTCGCGCGCAACGAGCTGCTGGTGCTGGCGACCGGCGGCGGCATCGTGTCCGAGCCTTTGACCTTCGACCAGATCCTGACGTCGTTCTACACGATCTGGCTGAAGGCCGAGCCTGAGGAGCACATGGCCCGCGTCCGTCGCCAGGGCGACCTGCGCCCGATGGCGGACGATCGCTCCGCGATGGCGGAGCTGCGCAACATCCTGCTGAGCCGCGAGCCGCTGTATTCGCGCGCGACGGCCGTGGTGGATACTGCGGGCCTGTCCGTCGACGCCGCCGCCGCCCGGCTGATCGATGCGGTGCGACCGGTCCTGCAAAACGAAGCGCGCAGTTTCGGACTGCGCAGCGTGGCGCTGTAGAGATGACCGATAGCGATGTCGCAATCTCCATGTTCGAACGGATTGGCGGCAGCGCCACGATCGACCGGCTGGTCGACCGCTTCTACGAGCGTATGGACACCCTGCCGGAGGCGAAAGTCGTCCGCGCGATGCACGCGGACGATCTCGGCCTGATCAGGGACGTACTGAAGCGCTATCTCACGGAATGGACCGGCGGCCCAAAACTCTACTCCGTCGAGAAGGGCCATCCGCGGCTACGGCAACGGCACATCGGTTTTGCCATCGGTGATGCCGAGCGCGACGCCTGGATGATTTGCATGCGCGGCGCGCTGGAGGAGACGGTGGCAGATCGCGCCGCGCGGCAGGATCTCGACAAGGCGCTGTCCGGCCTCGCCGACTGGATGCGCAACCGCAGCTAGCCGCTTTCAGTCGAGGCCCAGCGCGCTGATGTCGCGGGCGAGCATCACCCCGGGGATACGAGGCACCAGGCGCGTTTTGACGGCGTAGCCGCCGAGGACGATCTTTGGACGACGAGGTGCCGGCAACGCCTGCACGCGCTCGACGAGCGCTCTGACGGCATCGCACTGCTCGGGCAGGGCGATCGAGACGAGCAGCGTCTTGGATTCGCCGGCAAGCGAAGGCTCGGACAGGGCATCGAGAACCGTACGCTCGTCGACATGACGCGTCGGCCATCCCTGGTTCTGCAGCCAGAGCGCGAGAATGCGAATTCCCACCACATGGGCGTTGCCGGGCGCGTTCATCAGAAAATAGCGGCCGTCACCGGCAAACCGCGCCGGCTGTGACCAGGCCTGCTTCATCCGCGCCTCGACAAGATCGACCACCCGCTCAGCGAAGGCGGTGAACTCGTGCTCGCCCGCGACCGTGAGCGTGCCGCGCTCCCAGGCGCGGCCGATCTCGTAGAGCATCGGCGCGATCATGCCGACGAGGATGTCCACCGGCCGGCAATTGGCGACGATGGCCCGGTCGACTAGCGGCCCGGCCGCATCGAAATCGTTGCTGCGACCGGCGGCAAACAGCGCCTGAAAGATGTCCCGCAGCACCACCGCATGGGCATACTCATCGTCGCGGAGCAGATCCGGCTGCTCGCCCGCGCATTTCCGGCACAGCCCGTGCGTGATGCTGAGGTCCGCGTGCGGCGGCATCTCCCCAATGAACTGCTGGCAATGGGCACACCATCTCAGCACGCTACGTCTCCCCAGGGGTCGACGGTCCCAGTATCCTAGCGCAGCGTCGCCGCTTGCAAAAGCGGTAGCGGCTCGACGCAAGCGGTGACGGGGTAGTGCCGCAAGCATGGGCGGCCTGCAACGAATGAAATTGAGCCCGGCGAAAGCCGGCTGCTAAGCTCAGATCATGACCGAAACCCTGCCCGATACCATCCGCCGCCTCTACACCGACCCCGGCGAGTACATCGACAGCGACCACCCCGCCGTGCAGCAATTCGCCGAGACAGCCGTGCGCACGGATGCGAGCGTGCGCGGCAAGGCGAGCGTGCTCTACAAGGCGGTGCGCGACGGCATCCGCTACAATCCCTATGTCAGCATGCGCGCCGCCGAGACCTTCCGAGCGTCGAGTGTGCTCGCCGCAGGGCAGGGCTATTGCGTCGGCAAGGCCGCGCTCTATGCGGCCGTCTGCCGCGTCCACGGCATTCCGGCCCGCGTCGGTTTTGCGGATGTGAAGAACCACCTCACCACCGAGAAGCTGCGCCGGAGCATGGGCACGGACATCTTCACCTGGCATGGCTTTACCGAGGTTTATGTCGATGACGCCTGGCGCAAGGCGACGCCGACCTTCAACGATACGCTCTGCGCCAAGGTCGGCGTGGCCCCACTCGATTTCGACGGCCACACCGACGCGCTGCTACATCCCTTCGACGGCGAAGGACGCGCCTACATGCAATATGTCAACGACCGCGGCACCTATCACGACGTGCCGGCGAAGTTCTTGATGCGGGAGATGGCGCGCGACTATGCCAACATGCAGGGCGAGGATCTCTCCGGGCGCGACATGGAGCGTGAGGCGGCTGAGCGGTAAGGACGGGCGCGGGATGCCGTCTCCCGGATGAGCGCAGCGACGTCCGGGCTGGCCCGGGCAACAACGATTGCTGCTCCGCTAGATCGACCAGTAATTCGGATGCTGGTACGGCCGCGAGCGGTCGCCCCAGTCGAATTCATCGCCATCGACTTCGCAGGGGCCGCTGCTCAATTGTTCCGGCGTCAGATCGACCTGGAAGGCCTGACGTCCCGGATCATATTTGAGTGCGCTCCACTGCACGGGATAATGATGATGGGTGCCGAGCAGCCGCCCGGTCTTGATGACGGCATAGGCGACGGTTCCGCTCACCTTGTCGAGCATCAATCGCTCGATCGTGCCGAGCTTGCTGCCGTCGCAACCAAAGACGGCGACGTGCTCGACGCGGTCGCTGGGAACCATGGTGTGTTGCATGGCGTGCTCCCTTGGACTCGTGTGGAGCGGATTATAGGCCCGCACCCCCGGATGTGCGAAGCGACATCCGGGGTCTTGCGACACTTTCGCAGGTATCGCTTCGCTTGCCCGGGTTACGACATTCCGACAGGCTGCCGCGCCCTATCGTTGCATGCGTCAAACACCGACCGATCCAAGGCCTCGGCGGCAAAGCCCGCGACATAGATCAAGGCCAGGATTGCCACCGAGATCGCCACCGTTTCCGCATGTGCGAGCCCCCACCGCAGCAGCCGCTGCGACAAGGTCGGCGGCGGAAACCGGTAGATCCGTCCCGCAGGCGTAATCAGATCAAACGACCGAACCGGCCGCGCGCGCGCGGGGAGTTTGGGCAGCATCTGGATATCTCCTTTCCAGCTCCTCGATCATGCCGCGCGCGATTTCGCGTTCACCCATGATCACGACATCAGCTCCCAGTCCCTTCAAGTGATCGACTTCGGCATCCGCATGCGCCCGCGCGATGATCTGGATGTCGGGATTGGCCGCACGCGCCTGCTGCACGATCTGTCCCGCCTCGAACGCTTCGGGGATCGCGATCACCAAATGTCTCGCCCGCGAGGGGTTGGTCGCGCCGAGGATCTCGGGCTGCGCGGCGTTGCCCATGATGGTTTCGATGCCGCCCTGCTTCAGCTTCTCGAGCGCGCGCTCTCCGACTTCGGCGACGAGAAACGGCAATTGCCGCTGCGTCAAGGCATCGCCCACCAGCGCGCCGACGCGGCCATAGCCGATCACGATTGTATGGTCGGTCAGCTCGGTCGTGCGGAT
It encodes:
- the boxC gene encoding 2,3-epoxybenzoyl-CoA dihydrolase, whose translation is MAGEDRRLAGGATFIDFQTEPSRYKHWKLAVDGDVATLTMDVDENGGLFEGYLLKLNSYDLGVDIELADAVQRLRFEHPEVKVVVMRSAKNRVFCAGANIRMLAGSTHAHKVNFCKFTNETRNGMEDSSENSGQRFITVVNGSAAGGGYELALATDHIILADDGSSAVALPEVPLLAVLPGTGGLTRVVDKRKVRRDHADFFCTIEEGVKGKRAVQWRLVDEIAPNSKLEAKITERAKEFAGQSKRKGSGKGIALTPLKRVLDETSIRYGFVTVDIDRTARIATISIKAPEAAPPADIDGMMAQGAAFWPLQVARELDDAILHLRINELEIAMLVFKSHGERAHVLASDAFLEANKAHWLVNEIRHYWKRVLKRIDVTSRTLVTLVEPGSCFAGTLAELVFAADRSYMLIGTRQGDNRPPPSIELSAMNFGSYPMSHGLTRLESRFQADPSDVERAEATLGTALDAEQAEELGLVTFALDDIDWDDEVRVFLEERASFSPDSLTGMEASLRFVGPETMESKIFARLTAWQNWIFQRPNAVGEEGALRRYGSGQKPKFDMTRV
- a CDS encoding DUF309 domain-containing protein; amino-acid sequence: MSVPSNASGPLPWPQWAYVPGETSANADYETLDLAKALVPSAFRGYVPARHPALRYALALNDRGYFWEAQEVLEAVWAAAPQGGRERILLRACIHIANANLRLRMQRPRSAVRLFGDALGELRTLNSRKAAAAGDGFVETLPVPALIALLQAKLGRPELSKADWIGLGAIVRS
- a CDS encoding alpha/beta fold hydrolase; the encoded protein is MTNLTPTGFLSIGSASLEYKWLAPQSADAPTIVMLHEGLGSVGQWGDFPETLQRATGAGIFVYSRAGYGQSSKVTLPRPLDYMQREALDVLPKLLDAIGFKRGLLLGHSDGASIATIYAGAHQDHRLSGLVLIAPHFIVEDISVQSIAAIKTAFETTDLKAKLARWHQDVDNAFYGWNGAWLDPKFRDWDISESLAYVRVPLLVVQGQDDQYGTLRQLEIAQEECYCPVDFKVISGAGHSPHREAPGATLDAIEQFARAALRDDQGLQGRAA
- a CDS encoding benzoate-CoA ligase family protein, which translates into the protein MSEGSYNAVTWLLDRNVEEGRGSKLVFDDTVSRLTYGELQCESRRAANMLRRLGVRREERVAMIMLDTVDFPIVFLGAIRAGIVPVPLNTLLTADQYAYILADCRARVLFVSEALYPVIKDVVGRMPDLEHVVVSGAKQNGHKQLTEEIAGESDQFTTAATHPDEPAFWLYSSGSTGMPKGVRHLHANLQATADTYARQVLGIRESDVCLSAAKLFFAYGLGNALTFPMSVGATVVLNSERPTPARMFDLMNRYNPSIFYGVPTLFAAMLNDEAMKAERGGKSLRICTSAGEALPESVGNSWKARFGVDILDGVGSTELLHIFLSNAPGDIKYGSSGKPVPGYAVRLVNEAGQDVADGEVGELLVDAPSAGEGYWNQRHKSRRTFEGPWTRTGDKYVRDAEGRYTFCGRADDMFKVSGIWVSPFEVESALITHPAVLEAAVVPEADPEGLLKPKAFVVLRPGAKTSDLQDVLKEHVKQKIGPWKYPRWIDVVDSLPKTATGKIQRFKLREGAN
- a CDS encoding polysaccharide deacetylase family protein, encoding MKQLRNNVIRAGLEALYFSGAHHLLRPLLSGVGAVFMLHHVRPAREAEFQPNRHLEVTPDFLRATLCHLRSRDIDIVSMDELHERLVQGRFARRFAAFTLDDGYRDNLEHALPVLREFDAPLTVYVASDFAEGTGRLWWIALEAVIAKAAQIEVRIGSSALRLDAATPAAKRVAFDRLHDWLRALPGEHDLKREIEALCTNYGVDMEALCRSLCLSWDEVKTLAADPLVTIGAHSISHCNLAKQAEEIAAQEMAVSRARIEQALERPVLHFAYPYGDREAAGEREFALAAAAGFKTAVTTRPGMLFAENADHMTALPRVSLNGNYQDARILPVLTSGAATAMWNGFRRIAAA
- the boxB gene encoding benzoyl-CoA 2,3-epoxidase subunit BoxB; translated protein: MNMNIMNVDYSTKIPNNVNLAEDRQVLKALEGWHPGYMDWWSDMGPEGFQESLVYLRTAYSVDPRGWAKFDYVRMPDYRWGILLAPQEENRVVPFGEHYGEPAWQEVPGERRAMLRRLIVIQGDTEPASVEQQRHLGKTAPSLYDMRNLFQVNVEEGRHLWAMVYLLQKYFGRDGREEADDLLRRRSGDADAPRMLGAFNEATPDWLSFFMFTYFTDRDGKMQLHSLAQSGFDPLSRTCRFMLTEEAHHMFVGETGITRVVQRTCDAMREAGITDPTDIAKVRALGVIDLPTIQKKLNLHYTLSLDLFGSEVSTNAANAFNAGIKGRYHETQIEDDHQLKNATYPVLKFIDGEIKLVDEPALTALNMRLRDDYSQDCVKGMLRWNKVISTAGYDFKLTLPNVAFHRHIGEFKDIHATPDGILIDEATWSKRKDDWLPSTSDGDFITSLMQPVTETGKFASWISPPKVGIDNKPGDFEYVKIES
- a CDS encoding helix-turn-helix transcriptional regulator, with protein sequence MTDSPDAESQFLEQLGQRVRTMRALRGMSRKVLAKVSGISERYIAQLESGKGNVSIVLLRRVSDAMGAHLEDLLPSADPTPDWPMFRDLLRKATPAQIAQAKDLLAGGSASAPRRAPFCGIALIGLRGAGKSTLGRMLAKKIGWSFVELNKEVEHQNGLSVAEIIALYGQEGFRRMEQAALQQLLARNELLVLATGGGIVSEPLTFDQILTSFYTIWLKAEPEEHMARVRRQGDLRPMADDRSAMAELRNILLSREPLYSRATAVVDTAGLSVDAAAARLIDAVRPVLQNEARSFGLRSVAL
- a CDS encoding SDR family oxidoreductase, with the protein product MFNDLFSLKGRVALVTGGSRGIGKMIAAGFLAQGAAKVYITARKAGPCEATAKELTAQYGGECIALPIDISTVEGCDRLAAEIIKLEPKLDILVNNAGAAWGAEFDEFPESGWDKVMDLNVKSLFFLTKALAKPLRAAASAERPAKVINIASVDGIFVNPSETYSYAASKAAVIHLTRRMATKLIKDNINVTAIAPGAFKSDMNRAARDHADEVAKRIPARRIGTDEDMAGVAIYLASRAGDYVVGNTIAVDGGVVYANAGLEIAG